The Arachis ipaensis cultivar K30076 chromosome B07, Araip1.1, whole genome shotgun sequence genome includes a window with the following:
- the LOC110265101 gene encoding probable cysteine protease RD21B, with protein sequence MSYQVPPSKHAILNGYAAIAGAPQTAVPPAEEKERRFEIFKDNLRFIHEHNNTGNKPYKLGLNKFADFPNEEYKARYLGTKPRSSSQQQRLLSGNRNCDRYAFHDELPTSVDWMEKGAVSPP encoded by the exons ATGTCGTATCAAGTTCCTCCCAGCAAGCATGCCATCCTAAACGGTTACGCCGCCATCGCGGGTGCTCCTCAAACGGCTGTACCTCCTGCTG aagagaaagagagaaggttCGAGATATTCAAGGATAACCTGCGATTCATTCACGAACATAACAACACTGGGAACAAACCCTACAAGCTTGGCTTGAACAAGTTCGCTGATTTCCCCAATGAAGAGTACAAAGCTAGGTACCTCGGCACCAAACCCCGCAGCTCCTCCCAGCAACAGCGATTGCTCTCTGGCAACAGGAACTGTGACCGTTACGCATTCCATGATGAGTTGCCTACTTCTGTTGATTGGATGGAGAAGGGCGCTGTTTCCCCCCCTTAA